The Elusimicrobiaceae bacterium DNA segment GGGACGGCGTGCCGTTATCGTAAATGGAGCCGGGCGCGAATTTTGCGTAAGAAAGGCTCAGGTTCAGTGTCTGCCCGATTGGATAATTGAATTTAAGGTCCAGTTCCGAACCGAGCATTTTACAGTCATTGTTTGCGTTGCGGTCGGCTTCATAGGAAAAATAATCCAGCGAGATGTAAATGTTATGGTAGGCCGGCAGCGTTATTCCCAGATTAACCACCTGAATCCCGCTAACCCCGCCGGGCAGCCCGGTTTTTGTAGAGGAGTTCCCCCCGAACGCATCGTACAGCGTGGCGGCGAACAGCTCTCCGTAGCCGGAGCGTTCGAGCCCGTTATAACGGTGCCCGTAATCGGGAAAAAACGCTTCGTCGGTGTTTTCTGTTGAATATTTATCGCCGGATCCGTGTCCGTAGGTTAGCCGGGCTTCGCCGGTTCCGAACCGTCCGAACGGCTGAACCCATTTCCCGGAAAGAAAAAATGCGCTGCCGTTATAATTAATAGTGCCGGTTCCGTCGGTTTTATTGGCCGAGCCGCTTTGCAGCACTCCTTCTCCGCAGAACGACAGGAACCCGTATTTAAGAGTATAGCTCAGCCCGGTAAACTGGAGTGTCCGTGCGCTTACCGCGGTGCCGCTGGCGGCGGTGGCGGAATTCTTGTCAAAATCGAAATAGCTGTACAGTTCCCATACGCCTTCGCCCGGAATGGTCATGTTCAGGCCTGCGAGATTCACGCTTTTGGACACACTGTCATCCGCTTTGGGCTGCAGCGCGAAAAACTGCAGGTCAAACTCGTTGAATATTTTTTCGCGTTTAAGGGTGAATCCGGTCAGGCCGAGGTGGTCATCGTCCAGCGTCAGGCCCGACGCCAGCATAAACGGCATCCGCCCGGCCTGCATGGCAAGGTTCCAGTCAAACAGCCTGTTGACTTTCATATAGGCGTTTTCAATATACGGCATCATGCTGGCGCCGGGGTAGCGGCTTGCGATGGAACCGTACGGCGCGGCAAGCGCTGCTGTCGAACCGGATACTCCGTAAGCCCGCAGCCGCAGATTCACGTCCATGGTCATTTCGCCCGACTGCATGGGGCGCAGATCCTTTACGCCGATGCCAAGCGCCGCCGTCTGAAGATAGAAAAAATCCTTCGTCGGGTCAGACGTGGCGAAATTAAGGTTGTTGAAGCTGACGCTTTTTAGCCCCACTTCCGAGGTCAGATCCAGTTTGGCGGCAAAAACGGTTCCCCCCCCGCATAAGAGCGCGGCGGCGAAACCCAGTATGGACAATGAACGCGAACGTGGCATCTACGGTTTTATTTTATCAAATTACGGTTGTGATCATGTGAAAAGTTATTGGTTTTGCCTGCGCCGCACCGGGTTCCTGAAAAAAAGAGCCCCCCGCTTTGCGGCGGGGGGCTCAAAGTTAAACTACCCGGCTTGATGATTAGAAGCGGACGGAAACGTAGCTTCCAATCTTGAAGATCGGGTTGGTGTTGGCGACCTGCGATTTTACAAGTCCGCCGACATCGAAGCGGGCGGCATACATGCCCACGTCAACATTGGAGGCGTACGCATAATTCGCGGTCAGGTCAAGTTCGCTGCCGATATTGCGCTGGCCGTTGAAGGTCGCGGCAACGTTGTTGGCCCAGAAGTTGTACCAGTCGGCGATGACGGAGAATTTCTCGGTCGCGTCAATGTCCAGTCCGATATTCCACACCTGGCGGTTGCTTACGCTGTTGGTGTTGGCGAACGGGGCAAGGGCGGCTACACCGGAGAACAGGTTGCCGTTGGATTTGCCGTAGATGTAACCGGGCTGGTAGTTCGGGTTGATCGCTTTGAAGTTTTTGTCAATGGAACCGGTCGAGGTGTCGCCGGAACCGTAGGCAAAACCCAGGCGGGGGGTCAGGCCGATGCTGTTGATCTTGGCGTTGTAGGCCAGATCAGCTTTGGCGGCGACGCCCTTGTAGGACTGTCCGCCGGCGGCCACATCGGCGTAACCGACGTTGCCGGCCAGTTCGACTGCCCAGCTCAGGTCGGACGCTTTGCCGTGGGTGTTGACATCAAAGATCCACAGGTTTTCGCCGTTGGCCTGATAGGTGCTGTTGCCAACGCGTTTATTGTAGGCGAAAATACCGAGATCCATGTCGCTGGTGAGTTTCGCGACGTTCTTGAACGCCCAGAAGTTATGGGCATCATCAAGTTGCGTGAGGGTGCCGGCATTGGTCTTGGCGTAGGTCACTTCGGCCCAGTTGTCCATACCGAACACGGTGTACTGGCGCACGAAGCTTGCCAGGTCAACCGAGCTGGTCGGCAGGCCTTCCACCATATGCTCGTTGCCGTAGTAAACAATGATGTCGCCTTCATTACCGTAGAAGGAGCGGCCGATTTTGGCTTTGAAACCAAAAAGGTCGTCTAACACGATGTTGGCTTCCTGAACAAGTACCGTTGTCTGGATGGTGTTGAGGTCCTGTGCGGCTTGGCCCCAATATCTGTCGTTTTTGACGGCGGTGATATTGGCGTGCAGGTCGTCCAGCATATCCCAGGTCGCGCCGAAAGTCAGGCGGTTCATGGTGTTGCGATAGTTATCGTCAGTGCTGGTTTGGGCGTCGGTAACGTTCTGAGTCATAACGCCGTATACTTCCAATTCTCCCTTCGTTTGAAGGTTTTTGAATATTTCAGCCTTGGCGGGAACCGCTGATATGACTACTGCGGCAGCCAGAGCCAATCCTAACAGTTTCTTCATGTACTTGCTTCCTCCTATAGGATGATCCTTGCGGGATCTAAGTACTCTATCTGTTTTTGCCCCGTATCGTGGGGCTTTCGTTTAGTCTGTTCCGGGGACCGTCTGTCGAGGCAATCCCCGCCACTCGCTAAAATCGTAACAAAAACGCACGGTGATGTCAACGTTATAATATAGCTATTACTGGTTATTGTTTTGCGGAGGGATTGACGCTGCGGCCGTTTGCGCCATGCCGCTCAGCGCGCCCAGGCGCGATTTGGCTTTTGCGGCCCAGGCTGTGTCGGTGAAGTGGGTGGTCAGCTTTTCATAAGTTTTCCGAGCGGCTTCTTTTTTGCCGGACAACTCCTGCATCTGAGCCGTGAACAGATGAGCCTGCGGAATCAGGTAGCTGTCAGGGTAGGTTGCGACAAGGCGTTGCGCCGCGGCGATCGCCTCGTCGTATTTTTTTTGCGCGGCAAGCGATACCGCTTGCCCGTTGACCGCGAACGGAGCGGTTTTGGGATTGCCGACCGCCTCTGCCGCTTTAAAAGATTTTACCGCTTCGTCATAATTGCCGGTTTTGAAAAGCACATCGCCTTTGTCCAGCGCGGCATAATCCGCTGCCGGGGTGCCGGGAAATGTTTTGCCCACTTCATCAAGCATTTTTATGCCCTGTTCCGGCGCGCGGTAGGCTGTCTGCTCGGCTTTGAACAGCTCTTCCCACGCAAACTCGCGTTTTTCCTGCGCGCGGTTGTTAAGGTATGCCGTAAAGAGAATGGCCACTATCGCGGCTCCGCCTAGCCCGGCCGCCAGTTCGCGGTTATGCCTGAGCCAGTGCAGGAACCGATCAGTTTTACCGGCCAGATAGTTTTTTTTAAGTTCTTCTTTGACCCAGTGTTTTGACATAGCTTTGAATTCTGTCCCGTTAAATTTAGTACGCCCCCGGACGGACTCGAACCGCCAACCCTCTCCTTAGGACGGAGCAGCTCTATCCATTTGAGCTACGGAGGCTTTATTCCCGCCGCCAATGGCACCCTTATGCAGCCATTAGCCGCCTGTACATTCTATCCTATATATATACGCAAAGCAATGCGGCGTCAGTATTTCAGCAGGCTAAACACTTCCATGCCCGGCAGTTTTTTCCGTCCGCCCAGAAATTCAAGCTCTATAAGACACGCCTTCGCCGTGACCTGCGCGCCAAGTTTTTTCGCCAGCCGCCGGCC contains these protein-coding regions:
- a CDS encoding alginate export family protein yields the protein MKKLLGLALAAAVVISAVPAKAEIFKNLQTKGELEVYGVMTQNVTDAQTSTDDNYRNTMNRLTFGATWDMLDDLHANITAVKNDRYWGQAAQDLNTIQTTVLVQEANIVLDDLFGFKAKIGRSFYGNEGDIIVYYGNEHMVEGLPTSSVDLASFVRQYTVFGMDNWAEVTYAKTNAGTLTQLDDAHNFWAFKNVAKLTSDMDLGIFAYNKRVGNSTYQANGENLWIFDVNTHGKASDLSWAVELAGNVGYADVAAGGQSYKGVAAKADLAYNAKINSIGLTPRLGFAYGSGDTSTGSIDKNFKAINPNYQPGYIYGKSNGNLFSGVAALAPFANTNSVSNRQVWNIGLDIDATEKFSVIADWYNFWANNVAATFNGQRNIGSELDLTANYAYASNVDVGMYAARFDVGGLVKSQVANTNPIFKIGSYVSVRF
- a CDS encoding tetratricopeptide repeat protein; protein product: MSKHWVKEELKKNYLAGKTDRFLHWLRHNRELAAGLGGAAIVAILFTAYLNNRAQEKREFAWEELFKAEQTAYRAPEQGIKMLDEVGKTFPGTPAADYAALDKGDVLFKTGNYDEAVKSFKAAEAVGNPKTAPFAVNGQAVSLAAQKKYDEAIAAAQRLVATYPDSYLIPQAHLFTAQMQELSGKKEAARKTYEKLTTHFTDTAWAAKAKSRLGALSGMAQTAAASIPPQNNNQ